TGCCCTGGTCGGGCGTCATCAGCGTGTACAGCATGCGCATGGTGGTGGTCTTGCCGGCGCCGTTGGGGCCGAGCAGTCCGGTGATCTGGCCATCGGCGGCGCGGAAGCCGACGTTGGCCACCGCCTGGACGCGACCGGTGCGGGTGTCGAAGGCCTTGTGCAGGTTGTCGGCGACGATCATGGGGTCCATCCGTTGAACGAGGTGAACGCCGGCACGTGGCTCAGCGTGTCCAGGCAGCTGGCGTCGAGCGCCTTGGCATCGTTGGCATCGATGAACTGGCCCAGCAGGCGCGGCATGCAGCCGGCGGTGAGGGTGCCGTGGCCCTGGCCGCGGGCGACCAGCGCGCGGCCGTTGGGCAGGCCCTTGAGCACCTGTTCGGCGTAGCGCGGCGGAGTCACCGGATCCACTTCACCGGACAGCAGCAGCACCGGCAGGTCGCTCTTCAGCGGTGCGGTGAGCGTGGCCGCAGCCGGCTGGTGCGGCCACACCGGGCAGGCGGCGAAGAACGCACGCGCCGCTTCCGGGCCGAACAGATCATCGTCGCTGGTGGCCGGTGCCTGGTAGCGCGGTGCATCCTCGCTGCAGATGACCGACCACTGCATGCCACGGTTGATCTGGAAATCCATGGTGCGGGTCGCGCCGCGTGCCAGCGAAGCCAGCGGCGCGTAGCGGCCCTGTGCGGCTTCGTCCAGCACCAGCGGCAGCAGCGAGGAATACTCGGGCACGTAGGAGAAGGCGAAGGCCAGGCCGACCACGCTGTCCGGGGTCAGCACGTCCTGGCGCGGCGCGTTGGTGCCCGGGTCGCGGTAATCGACGGTGACCGGTGCGCGGCGCAGGGTGTCGACCACGCTGCGCAGCTGGGTGCGGGTATCGACCGGGAAGCGCTTGCTGCACGCGGCATCCTTGCGGCACTGCGCGGACTGCAGGGTGATGGCGTTGTCGAAGGTGTTGGCGAACTCGCCGCCGACCACCAGATCGTTGGGCACGACGCCGTCGATGACCAGGCTGCGGGTGTGCTGCGGGTAGGCGATCGCGTAACGCTGGGCCACGCGGGTGCCGTAGGAGCCGCCGACCAGGTTCAGCTTGTCCGCGCCCAGCGCCTGGCGCACCGCGTCCAGATCGGCGATGGCCTCGGCGGTGGTGTAGAAGCGCGCATCGGCGCGCCCCTGCAGCGATGCCGCGCACTGCTGCGCGTAGTCGCGCAGCAGCGCCTCGCTCGGCGCCGCGTCCTCGTCCATCTGCAGCGGCTTGCCGTCCGCGCCCAGGCAACTGAGCGGGTTGGAACCGCCGGTGCCGCGCTGGTCGATCAGGAACACATCACGCTGCTTGCGCACCTGGCGCAGGGCCGTATCGACGATGACTGCCACTTCACTGGCCGCCTGGCCGGGGCCGCCGGCGAGGAAGAACACAGGGTCAGGCTGGCCGTTGCCGCTGTCATCCGATTCCAGCCAGGCAATGCGCAGGTCGATCTTGCGGCCCTCGGGATGGGCGCGATCTTCGGGCACCTGCAGCGTGCCGCACTGGGCTTCGACGTTGGCGCTGGCGCCGACCGTGGTCAGCGTGCACGGACGGAACTCGATCGCCCCGTAGCGCTGGCTCGGCGTGTCATTGCCGTCGGCGGCACCGGGAGCGGTTGCACTGCAGCCGGCAAGCATCGCGCCGGCAAACAGCATGCTGGCCGATCGCCTGGCCAGTCGGAAAGGGTGTTTTTGCATCGTGCTTGATTCCCCTGGAGGACGTTCCTGTCGACCACGACGCAGCGCCGCGGCAGATGTGACCCACTTTCGAACAAACTTACACGGCCCCGGCGCTGGCGGCGATGGGCAATCGCGCTAGGCCGTTTCGGCAGCGGACACCAACCGGTCGCGGCCTTCGGCCTTGGCCCGGTACAGCGCGGCATCGGCGCGGGCGATCAGCCCGGCCAGATCGCTATGGCCGTCATCCATGGCCAGACCGATGCTGGCGGTGACCGCCACCGGGCCGGTACCCAGCGGCGCCGGCCGTTGCTGCAGTGCATGACGGATGCCCGTGGCCAGGCGCTCCGCTTCGCCGGCGCTGCCGGGCAGCAGCAACAGGAATTCCTCGCCGCCATAGCGACTGAGCAAGTGCACGTGGTCGCGTGCGCAGTGCTCCAGCACGCCGGTGAAATGCTGCAGCACCTGGTCGCCAGCCAGATGCCCCCAACGGTCATTGATGGCCTTGAAGTGGTCCACGTCCAGCAGCAGCACCGCCAGCGGGCGCTGCACGCGGCGCACCTGCTGCAGCTGGTCGGCCCCGTCGGCCAGCACCGCACTGCGGTTGAGCAGGCCGGTGAGGCCATCAGTACGGGCGGCGCGGCGCAGGTCCACCAGCAGGCGTTCAAGCAGCAGCAGGACCAGCGCGAAGCAGCGCGCCAGCTCCAGCATTATCCCGGCCAGGTAAGTGAGGAACATCGGCGAGCCCGCACGCATGATGTCCCCGCCCGCATCGGCATCTGGCGGCAGGAACAGGCGCACGACGTAGACCACCGCTTCGGCAAGGAACACCGCCGCCGCCAGCCGGCAGCTGATGCGCTGTGCCGGCGGCGCATGGCGCAGCAGCAGCGCGGCGATCCAGCTGTTGATGATGATCGCGAACACGCTGAACACATGCAGGCGCACCTCCAGGCTGGGCCATGGCACCAGGAACAGGAAGATGCCGGCCATGAAGGCCGCGACCAGGCCCAGGGCGCGCCACAGCGGCATCGGCTGACCCAGGTGCAGGGCCATGCCGCGCAGCATCAGTACGCTCGAGGCCGCCATGGCCGCATTGCCGCCGAGGATGGCCGGCACCTGCGGCAGCCAAGGGCGCAGCCCCATCAGGATCACGCCCAGGGTCAGCAGCCACAGGCTGGCCGTCCACAGGCGCAGCACCGGCTGCCCGCGCAGCACCACCAGCAGCAGCGAAAAGCCTGTTGCGATGCCGATGCACAGCAGCAGGCCAAGTACACCGATGGTGGGAAGATCCAGGGACATGCGGTCCGTGCGTGCCAGGCAATGGCTGCATCCTAGCGCGTTCTGGCGAAACCGCTGTTGCAGGGGCGGCAGCGCACATGCCTGCAGCAGGCGGACTGCAACCGGTGTGGAGACTGCCCGCTCTTCCACACGTCCAGGGACGCACCCCATGCAGACACGCCTCCTGCTCGCCGTTGCCGCGACGCTGACCGCAGGGCTCTTCCTGCCCGGCAGCGCGCAGGCGCAGGCGCACGGCACGTTGTCCAAACCGATGAGCCGCATCTACGCCTGTTACCAGGGCAATCCGCAGAATCCGACCAACCCAGCGTGCGCCGCTGCCAAGGCCGTGGGCGGCGCGCAGCCGTTCTACGACTGGGCCGGCGTCAACCAGGCCCACGCCAACGGCAACCACCAGGCAGTCGTGCCCGATGGCCAGCTGTGCAGCGGCGGCAACAGCAAGTACCGCGGCCTGGACCTGGACCGCAGCGACTGGACGACGTCACCGATCCGCGCCGATGCCAACGGTCGCTATACCTTCGAATTCCTGGGATCGGCGCCGCATGCCACCCGCGAGTGGAAGTTCTATGTCACCCGCGATGGCTGGAAGGCCAGCGACGGCCTGCGCTGGTCGGACCTGGAAGCGTTCTGCACCCTGGGCGACGTGCCGCTGTCCGAAGGTGGCGTGTACAAGCTGGAGTGTCCGCTGCCCAAGCGCTCGGGCCAGCACGTGATCTACAACACCTGGCAGCGTTCGGATTCGCAGGAGGCCTTCTACACCTGTGCCGACGTGCGCTTCGAAGGCGGTGACGTGACCCCGCCGCCGCAGTGGCAGGACGCCGGTGCGGTGACCGCTCGCGGCGCGCTGGAGGTGGGCACCACGGTTTCGCTGCGCGTGTTCAACGCGGCCGGCAACGATGTGGAGCAGGTGGACGTGGTGCTGGCCAGTGGTCAGACCGCGCCGACGCAGTGGCCGCTGGTGCTGGCCCGAAAGGCCAATGCCAGCGCTGCGCAGGCGCGCGTGGGCATCCTGCGCGATGGCGTGATCACGCCCGTGGCCTCGGCCACCGAGAACCGCGTGTACCTGCGTCCGGGGCATCGTTTCCAGCTGGATACCAAGGTGCCTGATCCGGTGGATCCGGTGGACCCGCCCGGTGGCGACTATGACCACGTGTACCCGGACGGCATCGGCAGCTATGTGCCGGGGCAGACCGTGGTGAAGGGCACTGACGGCAAGCTGTATGCCTGCCGCCCGTTCCCGGAGGGCGCGTGGTGCAACATCAACGCCGAACCGTACCGCCCCGGCGTGGGCTCGGCCTGGCGCGATGCCTGGATTCCGTACTGAAAAAAGGCACCGGGGGCGGCGTGATGCCGCCCTCGGATGAACTGCGCAATCGCATCGATGTCTTCAAGTGATTCGCTGGACCAGATCAGCGGTCCAGCCATTTGCCCAGCCTCTCACGCGCCTGCTCGGTGGTGAAGGAGAGACCGGCATCAATATCCGCGCGCCCGCGCTGGATCTTCTCGAGCACATAGACGTGGTACTGGATGTCTTCCAGCGTTGCGTCGTCCGGCAGCTGGGTCAGCAGCTGGGCGACTTCCTGCTTGGCGGTGACGGGAGGACTCATGGCGGGCTCCTGGCAGATATCAGCAGTCTAGCCCGGGGCCGGTCGGCATGCCGTTGCGGGACATGCCGGCCAGCGGCCGGCACTACCGCGCCCGTGGCGGGCCCTTACTTGCTGCTGACGTACTTCTCGCGGCGGATCTGCGGGTTGCCGAGCCCGGCTTCCTTCAGCGCCTCGGCGCAGGCATCGACCATGTCCGGGTTGCCGCACAGGTAGGCGATGTCGGTGGCCGGGTCCGGCGTGAAGCCTGCCAAGGCCTGCTGCACGTAGCCGTGGTGCACGTCCGGGTGCGGATCGGCCGGCAGTTCGCGCGACAGGCACGGCACATAACGGAAGTTCGGGTGCTTTTCGGCGAAGCTGTAGAAATCTTCGCTGTACAGCAGCTCGCCCGGGCTGCGCGCGCCCTGCAGCAGGACCACCTGCACGCCGCGCTCGGCCATGGCCGTTTCCAGCAGCGGCAGCATCGACCGGTACGGGGTGACACCGGTACCGGTGGCGATCAGCAGGTAGCGGGCATTGTGGTCGCCGGGGTTCAGGCAGAAGCGGCCGTACGGGCCGGACGCACTGACCTGGCCGCCGAGGTCCAGCGCCTCGAACAGGGCCGTGGCGGCGCCGCCGGGCACGAAGCTGACGGCGATATCCACCGCCTCGCCCGGGCCCAGCGCGTGGTCATGGATGGTCGCCAGCGAGTAGCTGCGCTTGGTTTCGGTGCCATCGGCGTAGCTGAAATGGACCTGGATGAACTGGCCGGGCTGGAAATCCAGCGGCTGGCCGTCATCACGCACGAACTGGTAGTGGCCGACCGTGGGCGCCAGCATGCGGCGGCCGACCAGCTTGATGGGGAATTGGACAGGCACGACTTTTCGGGACAGTGTGTAGCCGGGGCAAGCCCTCGGGGTCTTCTATAATAGCCCCTCCCCGCCCCTCTCCAGCGCCAGCCCATGGGCGCGAAGGCTTCGAGCTTGGCTTCCCTGAACGATACGGCGCCCGCCCTGCGCGTGCGCGACCTGCGCAAGACCTATGACAACGGCACCCAGGCCCTGAAAGGGGTTTCCCTGGAGGTCGCCCCGGGCGATTTCTTCGCCCTGCTCGGCCCCAACGGCGCCGGCAAGTCCACCCTGATCGGCATCATCAGCTCCCTGGTCAACCTCAGCGAGGGCCAGGTGGAAGTGTTCGGCAGCGACCTGGTGCGCAACCGCAGCGCCACCATGCGCCTGATCGGCCTGGTGCCGCAGGAAATCAACTTCAACCTGTTCGAGAAGCCCTTCGACATCCTGGTCAACTACGCCGGCTTCTATGGCGTGGCCCGCGAGGAAGCGGAGAAGCGCGCCGAAGAGGAACTGAAGCGCGCGCACCTGTGGGAAAAGGCACAGGTGATGAGCCGCACCCTGTCCGGTGGCATGAAGCGCCGCCTGATGATCGCCCGCGCGATGATGACCCGCCCGCGCCTGCTGATCCTCGACGAGCCGACCGCCGGCGTGGACATCGAGATCCGCCGCGACATGTGGCGGGTGCTGAAGGAGATCAATGCCGCCGGCACCACGATCATCCTCACCACCCACTACCTGGAAGAGGCCGAGTACCTGTGCCGCAACCTGGCCATCATCAACCACGGCCAGATCGTCACCCAGGGCCCGATGCGTACCCTGCTGGCCAAGCTCGATGTGGAAGGCTTCCTGCTGGACATCGACGGTGACCTGCCCGCGCAGCTGCCGGTGATCGAGGGCGCGACCCTGACCGCGCCGGACGCGCACACGCTGGACATCGACATGCCGCGCGCCATGGATCTCAACCGCGTGTTCGCCACGCTGAACGAGTCCGGCATCCGCGTGCGTTCGATGCGTACCAAGAGCAACCGCCTGGAGGAACTGTTCGTGCGCCTCACCGGCAACCAGGAGAAATCCGCATGAGCAGCACCCCGAACACGCCCGCTGCGCCGATCACCGACGCACAGCGCAACCGCATCGCCCTGATGACCATCGTGCGCCGCGAAGTGGCGCGCATCCTGCGCATCTGGGGCCAGACCCTGGTGCCGCCGGCGATCACCATGACCCTGTACTTCCTCATCTTCGGCGGCCTGATCGGCTCGCGCGTGGGTGACATGGGCGGTTACAGCTACATGCAGTTCATCGTGCCGGGCCTGGTGATGATGAGCGTGATCCAGAACAGCTACGGCAACATCAGCTCCTCGTTCTTCGGCGCCAAGTTCGGCCGCCACGTGGAAGAGCTGCTGGTGAGCCCGATGCCGAACTGGGTGATCCTGTGGGGCTACGTGGCCGGTGCGGTGCTGCGCGGCCTGATGGTCGGCGTGATCGTGCTGATCATCGCCATGTTCTTCACCCCGGTGCGCATTCCGCACCCGCTGGTGACGCTGACCACGGTGGTCCTGGGCGCGACGATCTTCTCGCTGGCCGGCTTCATCAACGCGGTGTACGCCAAGAAGTTCGATGACGTGGCGATCGTGCCGACCTTCATCCTGACTCCGCTGACCTACCTGGGCGGCGTGTTCTATTCGGTGAAGCTGCTGCCGGGCTGGGCCGAGGCGGCCACGCACGCCAACCCGATCTTCTACATGGTCAATGCGTTCCGCTACGGCCTGCTGGGCAGCAGCGACGTGCCGGTGTGGGTGGCCTATGCGCTGATGCTCGGCTTCGTGGTGGTGCTGACGGCGCTGGCGCTGTGGCTGCTGCGCCGTGGCGTGGGCATGCGCAGCTGAGGGTTGCCTGCAGGGCCTGCGGCCCTGCACCCGCTGCAAGCCGGAGCAACGTCAACGTCAACGTCAACAGCTGGGTATCCGTGGGTTGGCGGGGTGGGTCCGGTTGAGGGGGACGCCGTAAACCCATCCATGGGGGCTTGGTCGCGGCATCCATGCCGCTCACACCCCCTCAACCGGACCCACCCCGCCTTCGACAGTTGGCCGGTGGCCAGTAGATCCACGCCATGCGTGGATGGCGTAACGGTAGAGCCGGGCTAATGCTCGGCTCTTTTTTTGCCTGCGATCTCCGGCACAATCGCTGGAAGACTTCCCCCAGAAAACGGTGAACGTGCAATGCGCATCCTGATTCTCGGCGCCGGTGGTACCGGCGGTTACTTCGGCGGCCGCCTTGCGCAGGCCGGCGTGGACGTGACCTTCCTGGTCCGCCCGACCCGCGCCAGCCAGCTGGACCAGGATGGCCTGGTCATCCGCAGCCCCGTAGGCGATGCCAGCTTCCCCGTGCAGCACGTCACTGCCGACGCCCTGCCCGCGCTTGCCGCGCAGCAGCCCTTCGACCTGGTCATCCTCAGCTGCAAGGCCTACGACCTGGACAGCTCGATCGATGCGATCGCACCGGCGGTGGGCGCTGACACCAGCGTGCTGCCCATCCTCAACGGCCTGCACCACTACGGCGCGCTGGATGCACGCTTCGGCCGCGAGGCCGTGCTCGGCGGCCTGTGCTTCATCAGCGCCACCAAGGCGCCCGATGGCGCGGTGCTGCACCTGGGCAAGCCGGCCAAGCTGACCTTCGGCGAGCGCGACGGTGGTGCGATCTCCGAGCGCGTGCGTGCCTTCGCCGCCGCGTGTGCGCAGGCCAACCTGGACCACCTGGCCAGCGAGCAGATCGGCCAGGAGCAGTGGATCAAGTACACCTTCCTGACCACGCTCGCGGCAGCCACCTGCCTGCTGCGCGCGGACATCGGCACGATCGTCGCCACCGATGATGGCGAGGCCATCGTGCGTGGCCTGTACGACGAGTGCCTGGCCGTGGCCGAGGCAGCCGGTGAGCCAGTACCGCAGGCCGCGCAGGACACCGCGCGCGGCACCCTGACCCAGGCCGGTTCTGCACTGAAGGCCTCGATGCTGCGCGACCTGGAAGCCGGCCAGCAGGTGGAAGCCGCGCACATCGTCGGCGACATGCTGGCGCGTGCACGCACCGCCGACCAGGAAGGTCTGCTGCTGCAGGTTGCCTACAGCAGCCTGCAGGCTTACCAGGCGCAGCGCAGCGCGTGATGGCATCGCCCGCGCCACTGCCGTCGCCGGTGCTGATCCTCGGCATGGGCTGGAGTGGACGCGTGCTCGCCGCGCAGCTGCAGGCACGCGGCGTGCAGGTGTCGGGCACGGTGCGCGATCCGTCGTCGACCGCCGACGATGGACTTCAGCGCCACCGCCTGCATGCCGATCCCGCGCCGTCAGCGGCGTTGCTGGAGGCAATCGCACAGGCGCAGGCGGTGCTGTGCAGCGTGCCGCCGGATGCGCAGGGCGATCCTGCACTGCGCCAGCTGCTGCCCGCGCTGCAGGCCAGTCCGGCACTGCGCTGGGTGGGCTATCTATCCTCGACGTCGGTCTATGGCGATCGCGGCGGTGGCTGGGTAGACGAGAACAGCGAGGCCGATGCAAGCGAAACTGCTGGCGTGCAGCGCCGCCTGGCCGAGACGCAGTGGCGGGCCCTGGCCGACGCGCGAGGCATCGCCTCGGCGGTGTTCCGTCTGCCGGGGCTGTATGGCCCTGGCCGCAATGCGCTGCTGCAGTTGGCCGAGCGCCGCGCGCGCCATGTCGTGCGGCCCGGGCTGGTGTTCAACCGGCTGCATGTGGAGGATCTGTCGGCGGTGGTCATCGCGGCGATGCAGCGGCCCATGCGGGATGGACTGTACCTGCCTGCCGATGACGAGCCCGCGCCACCGCAGGATGTGCTGGCTTATGCCGCGCAGCTGGGCGGATTCACGCTGCCACCGGCGGTGGCCTGGGATGACCCGGCGGTGAGCGCAACGCTGTGGCGCTTCTACGCCAGCAACAAGCGCATCGACAGCCGCGGCACGCGTAAGGCGTTGGCGTGGGTGCCGAAGTTTGCGACGTATCGGGAAGGGCTGGAGGAGCTGGCCGCTTCGCTCGCCGGGCGGAGCCTGATCCGGTAGTGCCGGCCGCTGGCCGGCAATCCACCGTGCTGCCGGCCAGCGGCCGGCACTACCACCCTGCGCGCAGCGCGACGGATGTAAACGACAGGATCAACCTGCGTCGGGCAGGCGGAAGAACGTGCGCGTGGCAGCCGTGGCATTGGCCGCGGTCACCGCTACGTCTTCGCCACGGTCGCGGGCCAGTTCCTCGACGATGTGCGAGAGGAACATCGGCTCGTTGCGGCGGTCCTTCGGCATCGGCTTCAGCGTGCGCGGCAGCAGGTACGGCGCGTCGGTCTCGATCATCAGGCGGTTGGCCGGGATGTTCTTCACCAGCTCGCGCAGGTGCGCGCCACGGCGCTCGTCGCACAGCCAGCCGGTGATGCCGATGTACCAGTCCTGGTCCAGGTAATCGAACAGCTCGTCACGTTCGCCGGTGAAGCAATGCACCACCGCCGGGCCGAGGCGGCCTTCGAAGTTCTTCATCTGCGCCATGAAATCGGCATGCGCATCGCGCTGGTGCAGGAACAGCGGCTTGCCATTGTCCGCGGCCAGCTGCAGCTGGCGCTCGAACGCGCGGTGCTGCGCCGGGCGCGGCGAGAAATCACGGAAGTAATCCAGCCCGCACTCGCCCACCGCCACCACTTCCGGGTGCGCATGCAGTGCGCGCATTTCGGCGTCGCACTCCTCGGTGTATTCCACCGCGTGGTGCGGGTGCACGCCGGCGGTGGCGTACAGGAAACCGGGGTGCTGCTGGGCCAGCTGCACGGCCAGCGGGGAGTGCTCGCGGCTGGCGCCGGTGATGACCATCTGCACCACGCCGGCCTGCCGTGCACGGTCCAGGACGGCATCGCGGTCGCGGTCGAAGGAGTCGTGGGTCAGGTTGGCGCCGATATCGATCAGGTGCATGGTCATCGCGGGGGAAAAGTGCCCGCGCATTGTACCCGCGCCGGCCATGGCCCCTTATCCTTTGCACATGAACGCCCCGCTCTTCCCGATTTCCCCGCTGCTGCCGCAGATCCAGCAGCACCTGGCCGCGCAGCCGCGGCTGGTGCTGGAAGCGCCGCCCGGCGCCGGCAAGACCACCCAGGTGCCGCTGGCCCTGCTCGATGCGCCGTGGCTGCAGGACCGCAGGATCATCCTGCTGGAACCGCGCCGGGTGGCCGCACGCAGCGCCGCGTTGTTCATGGCGCGGCAGCTGGGCGAAGAGGTGGGCGGCACCGTCGGCTACCGCATCCGCTTCGAGAACAAGATCTCGGCGCGCACCCGCATTGAAGTGGTCACCGAGGGCATTCTGACCCGCATGCTGCAGGATGACCCGATGCTGGAAACGGTCGGCGCGATCCTGTTCGATGAATTCCACGAGCGCCACCTCAGTGGCGACCTCGGCCTGGCCCTGGCGCTGGACGTGCAGGCGCAGCTGCGCGACGACCTGCGGCTGGTGGTGATGTCGGCCACGCTGGATGGCGAGCGGCTTGCCCGCTTCCTCGATGCGCCGCGCCTGAGCAGCGAGGGCCGCAGCTACCCGGTGGCGATCAGCCATTTCCCGGCGCGCCGCGATGAGGCGCTG
This genomic stretch from Stenotrophomonas sp. SAU14A_NAIMI4_5 harbors:
- a CDS encoding ABC transporter ATP-binding protein, producing MGAKASSLASLNDTAPALRVRDLRKTYDNGTQALKGVSLEVAPGDFFALLGPNGAGKSTLIGIISSLVNLSEGQVEVFGSDLVRNRSATMRLIGLVPQEINFNLFEKPFDILVNYAGFYGVAREEAEKRAEEELKRAHLWEKAQVMSRTLSGGMKRRLMIARAMMTRPRLLILDEPTAGVDIEIRRDMWRVLKEINAAGTTIILTTHYLEEAEYLCRNLAIINHGQIVTQGPMRTLLAKLDVEGFLLDIDGDLPAQLPVIEGATLTAPDAHTLDIDMPRAMDLNRVFATLNESGIRVRSMRTKSNRLEELFVRLTGNQEKSA
- a CDS encoding lytic polysaccharide monooxygenase, with product MQTRLLLAVAATLTAGLFLPGSAQAQAHGTLSKPMSRIYACYQGNPQNPTNPACAAAKAVGGAQPFYDWAGVNQAHANGNHQAVVPDGQLCSGGNSKYRGLDLDRSDWTTSPIRADANGRYTFEFLGSAPHATREWKFYVTRDGWKASDGLRWSDLEAFCTLGDVPLSEGGVYKLECPLPKRSGQHVIYNTWQRSDSQEAFYTCADVRFEGGDVTPPPQWQDAGAVTARGALEVGTTVSLRVFNAAGNDVEQVDVVLASGQTAPTQWPLVLARKANASAAQARVGILRDGVITPVASATENRVYLRPGHRFQLDTKVPDPVDPVDPPGGDYDHVYPDGIGSYVPGQTVVKGTDGKLYACRPFPEGAWCNINAEPYRPGVGSAWRDAWIPY
- a CDS encoding NAD-dependent epimerase/dehydratase family protein, producing the protein MASPAPLPSPVLILGMGWSGRVLAAQLQARGVQVSGTVRDPSSTADDGLQRHRLHADPAPSAALLEAIAQAQAVLCSVPPDAQGDPALRQLLPALQASPALRWVGYLSSTSVYGDRGGGWVDENSEADASETAGVQRRLAETQWRALADARGIASAVFRLPGLYGPGRNALLQLAERRARHVVRPGLVFNRLHVEDLSAVVIAAMQRPMRDGLYLPADDEPAPPQDVLAYAAQLGGFTLPPAVAWDDPAVSATLWRFYASNKRIDSRGTRKALAWVPKFATYREGLEELAASLAGRSLIR
- a CDS encoding GGDEF domain-containing protein; this encodes MSLDLPTIGVLGLLLCIGIATGFSLLLVVLRGQPVLRLWTASLWLLTLGVILMGLRPWLPQVPAILGGNAAMAASSVLMLRGMALHLGQPMPLWRALGLVAAFMAGIFLFLVPWPSLEVRLHVFSVFAIIINSWIAALLLRHAPPAQRISCRLAAAVFLAEAVVYVVRLFLPPDADAGGDIMRAGSPMFLTYLAGIMLELARCFALVLLLLERLLVDLRRAARTDGLTGLLNRSAVLADGADQLQQVRRVQRPLAVLLLDVDHFKAINDRWGHLAGDQVLQHFTGVLEHCARDHVHLLSRYGGEEFLLLLPGSAGEAERLATGIRHALQQRPAPLGTGPVAVTASIGLAMDDGHSDLAGLIARADAALYRAKAEGRDRLVSAAETA
- a CDS encoding TatD family hydrolase; protein product: MHLIDIGANLTHDSFDRDRDAVLDRARQAGVVQMVITGASREHSPLAVQLAQQHPGFLYATAGVHPHHAVEYTEECDAEMRALHAHPEVVAVGECGLDYFRDFSPRPAQHRAFERQLQLAADNGKPLFLHQRDAHADFMAQMKNFEGRLGPAVVHCFTGERDELFDYLDQDWYIGITGWLCDERRGAHLRELVKNIPANRLMIETDAPYLLPRTLKPMPKDRRNEPMFLSHIVEELARDRGEDVAVTAANATAATRTFFRLPDAG
- a CDS encoding ABC transporter permease; amino-acid sequence: MSSTPNTPAAPITDAQRNRIALMTIVRREVARILRIWGQTLVPPAITMTLYFLIFGGLIGSRVGDMGGYSYMQFIVPGLVMMSVIQNSYGNISSSFFGAKFGRHVEELLVSPMPNWVILWGYVAGAVLRGLMVGVIVLIIAMFFTPVRIPHPLVTLTTVVLGATIFSLAGFINAVYAKKFDDVAIVPTFILTPLTYLGGVFYSVKLLPGWAEAATHANPIFYMVNAFRYGLLGSSDVPVWVAYALMLGFVVVLTALALWLLRRGVGMRS
- the panE gene encoding 2-dehydropantoate 2-reductase — its product is MRILILGAGGTGGYFGGRLAQAGVDVTFLVRPTRASQLDQDGLVIRSPVGDASFPVQHVTADALPALAAQQPFDLVILSCKAYDLDSSIDAIAPAVGADTSVLPILNGLHHYGALDARFGREAVLGGLCFISATKAPDGAVLHLGKPAKLTFGERDGGAISERVRAFAAACAQANLDHLASEQIGQEQWIKYTFLTTLAAATCLLRADIGTIVATDDGEAIVRGLYDECLAVAEAAGEPVPQAAQDTARGTLTQAGSALKASMLRDLEAGQQVEAAHIVGDMLARARTADQEGLLLQVAYSSLQAYQAQRSA
- a CDS encoding ferredoxin--NADP reductase, which translates into the protein MPVQFPIKLVGRRMLAPTVGHYQFVRDDGQPLDFQPGQFIQVHFSYADGTETKRSYSLATIHDHALGPGEAVDIAVSFVPGGAATALFEALDLGGQVSASGPYGRFCLNPGDHNARYLLIATGTGVTPYRSMLPLLETAMAERGVQVVLLQGARSPGELLYSEDFYSFAEKHPNFRYVPCLSRELPADPHPDVHHGYVQQALAGFTPDPATDIAYLCGNPDMVDACAEALKEAGLGNPQIRREKYVSSK
- a CDS encoding alpha/beta hydrolase: MQKHPFRLARRSASMLFAGAMLAGCSATAPGAADGNDTPSQRYGAIEFRPCTLTTVGASANVEAQCGTLQVPEDRAHPEGRKIDLRIAWLESDDSGNGQPDPVFFLAGGPGQAASEVAVIVDTALRQVRKQRDVFLIDQRGTGGSNPLSCLGADGKPLQMDEDAAPSEALLRDYAQQCAASLQGRADARFYTTAEAIADLDAVRQALGADKLNLVGGSYGTRVAQRYAIAYPQHTRSLVIDGVVPNDLVVGGEFANTFDNAITLQSAQCRKDAACSKRFPVDTRTQLRSVVDTLRRAPVTVDYRDPGTNAPRQDVLTPDSVVGLAFAFSYVPEYSSLLPLVLDEAAQGRYAPLASLARGATRTMDFQINRGMQWSVICSEDAPRYQAPATSDDDLFGPEAARAFFAACPVWPHQPAAATLTAPLKSDLPVLLLSGEVDPVTPPRYAEQVLKGLPNGRALVARGQGHGTLTAGCMPRLLGQFIDANDAKALDASCLDTLSHVPAFTSFNGWTP